The proteins below are encoded in one region of Solenopsis invicta isolate M01_SB chromosome 8, UNIL_Sinv_3.0, whole genome shotgun sequence:
- the LOC105200898 gene encoding toll-like receptor Tollo has product MRGSPAFLAILLGTIFGVLGASLSKALRYKAPDECKWVTTGDAEDDVSLVCRLRTINSELENTNFSVIQPQHTVRLRLECSDALFYQSSLSAGSFRPLVELRELVIEYCKIGNLSNDAFKGLKELRNLTVRTHNTDWSAMALDVSAGAFTDELRQLEKLDLGENNMWGIPEGALCPLVNLEVLNLTRNRLRDITGFRFNAAAKCLTNLRELDLSNNSVESLPSAAFSGLTRLHSLDLQCNAISFMADRAFEGLTSLAILRLADNRLASLPPELFSDAKDHIKEIHLRNNTLSVLPPGLFSELSQLLVLDLSHNELTAEWVNAATFTRLVRLVVLDLANNRIARLDPTVFRDLYSLQILRLQENLLESLPENTFSALYNLHTLLLSDNQLTVIDATTLSGLYVLSLLSLDNNRLHTIHPGSLRNASSLQDFHLNGNRLTSVPDALKATPLLRTLDLGENLISEIPSGTFDHVEQLYGLRLTENHIGNLTKGIFDRIKELKILNLSRNRIQHIEPGTFDENLNLQAIRLDGNQLTDIAGLFNKLPNLVWLNVSDNKLKWFDYAMIPTGLQWLDIHSNEIRELGNYFEIETQLQLSTFDASENKLTEITGNAIPMSVELLFLNDNLISKVQSYSFFKKPNLTRVDLKGNQIRNLEPYALRISAVPSDRSLPEFYIGDNQYLCDCTMEWLQRVNRQNQTRVQPRVMDLESIYCKLLYDREHAFVPLVEASHSQFLCKYDTHCFALCHCCDFDACDCEMTCPQNCTCYHDQSWSANVVDCSNGGHVNRLPEQIPMDATRLYLDGNDLRVVSSHAFIGRKKLKVLFLNSSNIEIVQNRSFNGLRDLDDLHLQDNRIRELRGHEFEGLDALRQLHLQRNRIAAIGNDTFAPLRSLRILRLQNNRLTTLAIWTLPSSIEVSLAGNPWSCECDYLQSYREWSRDPSIRVADAAALRCVYNVTEFEAFGDEVFADDEFGFSVSTVSDARERSGNESAVCTGEISVDNDMYHNYTKTIIEKQVLQDYLPLLVATSATSLVVILLCMLAFVFRHELRVWFHSRFGVRIFYRNHEVDRDDRDKLFDAFVSYSSKDEAFVAEELAPVLEMGNPSYKLCLHYRDFPVGSFIADTIVQAVESSRRTIMVLSENFIKSEWCRFDFKSAHHQVLRDRRRRLILVLVGDVHQRDLDPDIRLYLKTNTYLQWGDKLFWEKLRFALPDVPNNQRATQRTRQPPPVRRQHNNRTSNGSRTVSVHI; this is encoded by the coding sequence ATGCGGGGTAGTCCTGCCTTCCTCGCCATACTGTTGGGCACAATATTCGGTGTCCTAGGTGCGTCTCTGAGCAAGGCGCTCAGGTATAAGGCACCGGACGAGTGCAAGTGGGTCACGACCGGCGACGCCGAGGACGACGTGTCGCTCGTGTGCCGCCTGCGTACCATCAATAGCGAGCTGGAGAACACAAACTTCAGCGTGATACAGCCGCAGCACACGGTGCGTCTGCGGCTGGAATGCAGCGACGCGCTATTCTATCAGAGTTCCCTAAGCGCCGGGAGTTTCAGGCCGCTGGTCGAATTGCGCGAGCTCGTAATCGAGTACTGTAAGATTGGCAATCTGTCTAATGACGCGTTCAAAGGTCTTAAGGAACTGCGCAACCTCACCGTAAGGACGCACAACACCGACTGGTCGGCAATGGCGCTCGACGTATCCGCCGGGGCATTCACTGACGAGCTTCGACAGCTGGAAAAGCTAGATCTTGGTGAAAACAACATGTGGGGTATACCGGAGGGCGCGCTTTGTCCCCTGGTTAACCTGGAGGTTTTGAATCTGACGAGAAATCGGCTCAGGGACATCACGGGTTTCCGTTTCAACGCGGCGGCGAAATGCTTGACGAATCTCAGGGAGTTGGATCTTAGCAACAACAGCGTCGAGTCTCTGCCGAGCGCGGCGTTTTCCGGTCTGACGAGGTTGCACAGCCTGGACCTGCAATGCAACGCCATCAGCTTCATGGCGGACCGTGCGTTCGAAGGCCTCACGTCGCTGGCCATCTTGAGACTCGCCGACAACCGGCTCGCGAGCCTGCCGCCGGAGCTCTTCAGCGATGCCAAGGACCATATAAAGGAGATTCATCTTAGGAACAATACATTGAGCGTTTTGCCGCCCGGTTTGTTCAGCGAGTTGTCACAGCTGTTAGTGTTAGATCTCTCGCATAACGAGTTAACAGCGGAATGGGTGAACGCGGCTACGTTTACTCGTCTGGTGCGTTTAGTAGTGTTAGATCTCGCGAACAATCGTATCGCGCGACTCGACCCGACCGTTTTTCGCGATCTGTATAGTCTACAGATATTACGGCTGCAGGAGAACCTATTGGAGAGCCTACCAGAGAATACGTTCTCGGCGCTATACAACCTGCACACGTTGCTGCTCAGTGACAATCAGTTAACAGTCATAGATGCCACTACATTGAGTGGCCTTTACGTGCTCAGTCTCCTCTCACTGGATAATAACCGGTTGCATACGATACACCCGGGCTCTCTGAGAAACGCTTCGTCCCTACAGGACTTTCATCTTAACGGTAATCGGCTGACATCAGTGCCGGACGCATTGAAAGCTACTCCCCTCCTGCGCACCCTCGACCTCGGCGAAAACCTCATCTCCGAGATACCGAGCGGAACCTTCGACCACGTGGAGCAGCTGTATGGGCTTCGATTGACCGAAAATCATATCGGCAATCTCACGAAGGGCATCTTCGATCGTATCAAAGAACTCAAGATTCTGAACCTCTCGCGAAACCGCATACAGCACATCGAACCCGGTACCTTCGACGAGAATCTCAATCTACAGGCAATACGCCTCGACGGCAATCAGCTGACCGACATCGCCGGCCTCTTCAACAAACTGCCGAATCTCGTTTGGCTCAACGTGAGCGATAATAAGCTCAAGTGGTTCGACTACGCAATGATACCGACCGGGCTGCAGTGGCTGGACATACACTCGAACGAGATCCGGGAGTTGGGCAACTATTTCGAGATCGAGACGCAGCTGCAGCTGAGCACCTTCGACGCGAGCGAGAACAAGCTCACGGAGATCACCGGCAACGCGATTCCCATGAGCGTCGAGCTGTTGTTTCTCAACGACAATCTCATCTCCAAAGTGCAGAGCTACTCGTTCTTCAAGAAGCCGAATCTGACGCGAGTCGATCTGAAGGGTAACCAAATACGAAATCTCGAGCCCTACGCATTGCGCATCAGCGCGGTACCATCGGACCGATCGCTGCCGGAGTTCTACATCGGCGACAATCAGTACCTGTGCGACTGCACTATGGAGTGGCTGCAGCGAGTCAATCGGCAGAATCAGACGCGCGTGCAACCGCGCGTTATGGATCTCGAGAGCATCTATTGCAAGCTTTTATATGATCGCGAGCATGCCTTCGTGCCGCTGGTCGAGGCGTCGCACTCGCAGTTCCTCTGCAAATACGATACCCACTGCTTCGCCCTGTGTCACTGCTGCGACTTCGATGCGTGCGACTGCGAGATGACATGTCCGCAGAATTGCACGTGCTATCACGACCAATCGTGGTCGGCAAACGTGGTGGACTGTTCCAACGGCGGACACGTCAACAGACTACCCGAACAGATACCGATGGATGCCACGCGTCTCTATCTGGACGGGAACGATCTGCGCGTCGTGTCGAGTCACGCCTTTATCGGTCGCAAAAAGCTCAAAGTGCTGTTCCTCAATTCGTCTAACATCGAGATCGTGCAGAACAGGTCGTTCAACGGGCTACGCGACCTCGACGATCTGCACCTGCAGGACAACAGGATACGCGAACTGCGCGGTCACGAGTTCGAGGGACTCGATGCTCTAAGACAGCTGCATCTGCAACGCAACCGCATCGCCGCGATCGGCAACGACACGTTCGCGCCGCTACGCTCCCTGCGAATACTACGGCTACAGAACAATCGTCTGACCACCCTGGCAATATGGACATTGCCGAGTTCAATCGAGGTCAGCTTAGCCGGAAATCCTTGGTCCTGCGAATGTGATTACCTGCAGAGTTATCGCGAGTGGTCGCGCGATCCGAGCATTCGCGTCGCGGACGCGGCCGCGTTACGCTGTGTGTATAATGTCACGGAGTTCGAGGCGTTTGGCGATGAGGTGTTCGCGGACGACGAGTTCGGTTTTTCGGTGAGCACGGTATCGGACGCTCGCGAGCGATCCGGCAACGAGAGCGCAGTCTGCACCGGCGAGATTAGCGTCGACAACGATATGTATCACAACTACACCAAGACCATTATCGAGAAGCAGGTCCTGCAGGATTATCTGCCGTTACTGGTAGCCACTTCAGCTACTTCGCTCGTCGTCATACTTCTGTGCATGCTCGCATTTGTGTTTCGTCACGAGCTGCGCGTGTGGTTTCATTCGCGTTTCGGCGTGCGGATATTCTATCGGAATCACGAGGTCGATCGAGACGACCGGGATAAGTTGTTTGACGCTTTTGTGAGTTACAGCTCGAAGGACGAAGCGTTCGTCGCCGAGGAATTAGCGCCGGTACTCGAAATGGGCAATCCCTCGTACAAACTGTGCCTTCACTATCGGGATTTTCCGGTCGGCAGCTTCATAGCCGATACCATCGTCCAGGCCGTAGAGTCGTCGCGCAGAACGATTATGGTGCTATCGGAAAACTTCATCAAATCCGAATGGTGTCGCTTCGACTTCAAGTCGGCGCACCATCAGGTGCTGAGGGACAGAAGACGTCGGCTGATTCTCGTGTTGGTCGGTGACGTGCATCAGCGCGATCTCGATCCGGACATACGACTGTACTTAAAGACGAACACGTATCTGCAGTGGGGTGACAAGCTCTTCTGGGAGAAGCTGCGATTCGCATTGCCGGACGTGCCGAACAATCAGCGCGCGACGCAGAGGACGAGGCAGCCGCCGCCAGTCCGACGGCAACACAATAACAGAACGTCCAACGGATCGCGCACCGTATCCGTCCACATATGA